One genomic window of Halorubrum hochsteinianum includes the following:
- a CDS encoding competence/damage-inducible protein A: MEVALITVGDELLSGDTVNTNANWLAGELSERGVAVGRILSIPDDRAEIAARVREYAAAFDAVIVTGGLGSTPDDVTMEAVADAFDREMVVTDITRESVERRLAAIREQVPDREFDVDVAAEAAIPEGSRPLVTEAGLAPGCVLDGVYVMPGIPDELKATFETVADEFAGDRRSRFLYTVEPESNIIDALEEAMDRFDVVVGCYPDREAEHNRLKVTATDDAALDDAAAWLLANVDASETPVSRDW, from the coding sequence ATGGAGGTCGCGCTGATCACGGTCGGGGACGAACTGCTCTCGGGGGACACGGTGAACACGAACGCGAACTGGCTCGCCGGCGAGCTGAGCGAGCGCGGCGTCGCCGTGGGCCGCATCCTGTCGATCCCGGACGACAGGGCCGAGATCGCGGCGCGGGTGCGCGAGTACGCCGCCGCGTTCGACGCCGTGATCGTCACCGGCGGGCTCGGCAGCACGCCGGACGACGTGACGATGGAGGCGGTCGCGGACGCGTTCGACCGCGAGATGGTCGTCACCGACATCACGCGCGAGTCGGTCGAGCGGCGGCTCGCGGCGATCCGCGAGCAGGTTCCCGACCGCGAGTTCGACGTGGACGTCGCGGCCGAGGCGGCGATCCCCGAGGGGAGCCGGCCGCTCGTGACCGAGGCGGGGCTCGCGCCGGGCTGCGTCCTCGACGGCGTGTACGTCATGCCGGGGATTCCGGACGAACTGAAGGCGACCTTCGAGACGGTCGCCGACGAGTTCGCTGGCGACCGCCGCTCCCGGTTCCTCTACACCGTCGAGCCGGAGTCGAACATCATCGACGCCTTGGAGGAGGCGATGGACCGGTTCGACGTGGTCGTGGGCTGTTACCCCGACCGCGAGGCCGAGCACAACCGCCTGAAGGTGACCGCGACCGACGACGCGGCGCTCGACGACGCCGCGGCGTGGCTGCTCGCGAACGTCGACGCCAGCGAGACGCCGGTGTCGCGGGACTGGTGA
- a CDS encoding penicillin acylase family protein — MTRDTTRRAVLASALAAGTAGLAASDAADLLDSFAPLSGDAWDAADRSFPETVESPHGPAAVARDEFGVPRVSADDESAAYFAVGYCQAFDRLFAMDLQRRVMRGRLSAVIGEATLSSDEFNVAMGFSEAAEATWEVVAESRAGPLVEAFADGVNAAMEDLPLPLEFELIGYEPEPWTPVDSMLMEKQISWTLTGDFGELRRALVADRLGEERAATLFPTRYDHDDPILDGTETRLSEATERATAERSASDRSAARSAVGSAAPVDPELTDWLSGFESPTGVGSNSWVVSGEHTESGTPVLAYDPHLSLQAPPLWYEQAVETPERSVRGATFSGVPFVIAGANDRGAWSFTNLGADVLDCYRYEVGDAGDEYRYDGEWRSFEVDETRTIPVAGGEDRDLRVRRTVHGPLIEREGRTVGVAWTGHTATRTTVAIEAYGRSEGIDDVLAATRDFDLPTQNLVYADADGRTLYFATGRLPIRRIDGEVVDGDRIFDGSAGEGEWDGFEPFGESSWDGFVPFAEKPHAIDPDVLSTANQRPIDDPTRYVGTAYATPYRGSRIAARLDAAVDGEGVTDPAFHRGLQSDVRDGRAPELVPEVVAAVRDEAGGDASDSDQSLVDAADTLDEWDYRMARGSRAALLFARYLPQFRERVFGPAFTDADLGEAYYPSDWTLARLPDDDPLFDGRSRATLAVRALGDALEEIDDEGWETYGDYNTTRAMDHPLGGEAPFLNYGDLPADGSPATVKNYRVESAVGSSWRMVVRPGTDAAAVLPGGNSGDYFSDHYDDQLRRWLDNDQRPMPLGDGGEPAARFRSSEEGSR, encoded by the coding sequence GTGACACGCGACACCACGCGCCGCGCGGTCCTCGCGAGCGCCCTCGCGGCCGGCACCGCCGGGCTGGCCGCGAGCGACGCGGCCGACCTCCTCGACTCGTTCGCGCCCCTGTCCGGCGACGCGTGGGACGCCGCCGACCGCTCGTTCCCGGAGACCGTCGAGAGCCCGCACGGCCCGGCCGCGGTCGCCCGCGACGAGTTCGGCGTGCCGCGGGTCTCGGCCGACGACGAGTCCGCCGCGTACTTCGCGGTCGGCTACTGTCAGGCGTTCGACCGCCTGTTCGCGATGGACCTCCAGCGCAGGGTGATGCGCGGCCGGCTCTCGGCGGTGATCGGCGAGGCGACGCTGTCGAGCGACGAGTTCAACGTCGCGATGGGCTTTTCCGAGGCCGCCGAGGCCACGTGGGAGGTCGTCGCCGAGAGCCGCGCCGGGCCCCTCGTCGAGGCGTTCGCCGACGGCGTCAACGCCGCGATGGAGGACCTGCCGCTCCCGCTGGAGTTCGAACTGATCGGCTACGAGCCGGAGCCGTGGACGCCGGTCGACTCGATGCTGATGGAGAAGCAGATCTCGTGGACGCTCACCGGCGACTTCGGCGAACTGCGGCGCGCGCTCGTCGCCGACCGCCTCGGCGAGGAGCGGGCGGCGACGCTGTTCCCGACGCGGTACGACCACGACGACCCGATCCTCGACGGGACGGAGACGCGGCTGAGCGAGGCGACCGAGCGCGCGACCGCGGAGCGGTCGGCGTCGGACCGGTCGGCCGCGAGGTCGGCGGTCGGATCGGCCGCCCCGGTCGACCCCGAACTGACCGACTGGCTCTCCGGCTTCGAGTCGCCGACCGGCGTCGGCTCGAACAGTTGGGTCGTCTCCGGCGAGCACACCGAGAGCGGGACGCCGGTACTCGCGTACGACCCGCACCTCTCGTTACAAGCGCCGCCGCTGTGGTACGAGCAGGCGGTCGAGACGCCCGAGCGGTCGGTCCGGGGCGCGACGTTCTCCGGCGTCCCGTTCGTCATCGCGGGCGCGAACGACCGCGGCGCGTGGTCGTTCACCAACCTCGGCGCGGACGTCCTCGACTGCTACCGCTACGAGGTCGGCGACGCGGGCGACGAGTACCGGTACGACGGGGAGTGGCGCTCGTTCGAGGTCGACGAGACGCGGACGATCCCCGTCGCCGGCGGCGAGGACCGCGACCTCCGGGTGCGCCGCACCGTCCACGGCCCCCTGATCGAGCGCGAGGGGCGGACGGTCGGCGTGGCGTGGACCGGCCACACCGCGACGCGGACCACGGTCGCCATCGAGGCGTACGGGCGCAGCGAGGGGATCGACGACGTACTCGCGGCGACGCGGGACTTCGACCTCCCGACGCAGAACCTCGTGTACGCGGACGCCGACGGACGGACCCTGTACTTCGCGACCGGGCGGCTGCCGATCCGCCGGATCGACGGCGAGGTCGTCGACGGCGACCGGATCTTCGACGGCTCCGCCGGGGAGGGCGAGTGGGACGGGTTCGAGCCGTTCGGCGAGTCCTCGTGGGACGGGTTCGTCCCCTTCGCCGAGAAGCCGCACGCGATCGACCCGGACGTCCTCTCGACGGCCAACCAGCGCCCGATCGACGACCCGACCCGCTACGTCGGGACCGCCTACGCGACCCCGTACCGCGGGTCTCGGATCGCGGCGCGGCTGGACGCCGCGGTCGACGGGGAGGGCGTCACCGATCCGGCGTTCCACCGCGGCCTCCAGAGCGACGTGCGCGACGGCCGCGCGCCCGAACTCGTCCCCGAGGTGGTCGCCGCCGTCCGCGACGAGGCCGGGGGCGACGCGTCGGACTCCGACCAGTCGCTCGTCGACGCCGCAGACACCCTCGACGAGTGGGACTACCGAATGGCTCGCGGCTCTCGCGCCGCGCTGCTGTTCGCCCGCTACCTCCCGCAGTTCCGCGAGCGCGTCTTCGGGCCCGCCTTCACCGACGCCGACCTCGGCGAGGCGTACTACCCGAGCGACTGGACGCTCGCGCGGCTCCCGGACGACGACCCGCTGTTCGACGGGCGATCGCGGGCGACGCTCGCCGTCCGGGCGCTCGGCGACGCGCTGGAGGAGATCGACGACGAGGGGTGGGAGACGTACGGCGACTACAACACCACCCGCGCGATGGACCACCCCCTCGGGGGCGAGGCCCCGTTCCTGAACTACGGCGACCTGCCCGCCGACGGCTCGCCCGCGACGGTGAAGAACTACCGCGTCGAGTCCGCCGTCGGGTCGAGCTGGCGGATGGTGGTGCGGCCGGGGACCGACGCCGCGGCGGTCCTCCCGGGCGGCAACTCCGGCGACTACTTCTCCGACCACTACGACGACCAGCTCCGGCGGTGGCTCGACAACGACCAGCGCCCGATGCCGCTCGGGGACGGCGGCGAGCCCGCGGCGCGGTTCCGCTCGTCCGAGGAGGGGTCCCGATGA
- a CDS encoding cupin domain-containing protein, whose protein sequence is MEKVALAEAFDSFDETWSPRLAGELNGQAVKLAKADGEFVWHEHEDADELFLVHAGRLRIEFREGSDTVLEPGEFAVVPRGTEHRPVAEPEAEILLFEPSETRNTGDVETDETVTDFERLD, encoded by the coding sequence ATGGAGAAGGTGGCGCTCGCCGAGGCGTTCGACTCGTTCGACGAGACGTGGTCCCCGCGGCTCGCGGGCGAACTCAACGGGCAGGCGGTGAAGCTCGCGAAGGCCGACGGGGAGTTCGTCTGGCACGAACACGAGGACGCCGACGAGCTGTTCCTCGTCCACGCCGGCCGGCTCCGGATCGAGTTCCGCGAGGGGTCCGACACCGTGCTGGAGCCGGGCGAGTTCGCGGTCGTCCCGCGCGGGACCGAACACCGCCCGGTCGCGGAGCCCGAGGCCGAGATCCTGCTGTTCGAGCCGAGCGAGACGCGCAACACGGGCGACGTCGAGACCGACGAGACCGTGACCGACTTTGAGCGGCTGGACTGA
- a CDS encoding DUF7260 family protein has product MAATHADEGSEPIRAARSALRVERRRVVDEREAFRAFRGRVSSIPDESACADPADSAGIGGPGGTRAPGGARGGFGGATDGGVGLGGPATPSGSRLVAVRDAYRSTVMSVPHYEAEYDDTYERSLAEEFGPELAYALTRTNCFREEYKRSLLSAVETAVQKREAFLDALKSEVESVERARSRLDPVREEIAAIDEELGGDGEREAGRDDGDGATADFGALDACRTRTETLREDCDRIAARRQRVLADHERRLALSEDLDLPAYCYQDLDVTYPVLAAVGAVGDRLDTLRRRIEREMGRAR; this is encoded by the coding sequence ATGGCAGCGACTCACGCGGACGAGGGGAGCGAGCCGATCCGGGCGGCGCGGTCGGCGCTCCGGGTCGAGCGGCGGCGGGTCGTCGACGAGCGGGAGGCGTTCCGGGCGTTCCGCGGCCGCGTGTCGTCGATCCCGGACGAGAGCGCGTGCGCCGACCCGGCGGACAGCGCGGGGATCGGCGGTCCGGGCGGGACCCGCGCCCCCGGCGGCGCGCGCGGCGGGTTCGGCGGCGCGACGGACGGCGGAGTCGGACTCGGCGGCCCGGCGACCCCCTCCGGCTCGCGGCTCGTCGCCGTGCGGGACGCGTACCGGTCGACGGTGATGTCGGTCCCGCACTACGAGGCGGAGTACGACGACACCTACGAGCGGAGCCTCGCCGAGGAGTTCGGTCCGGAACTCGCGTACGCGCTCACCCGGACGAACTGCTTCCGCGAGGAGTACAAGCGCTCGCTCCTGAGCGCGGTCGAGACCGCGGTCCAGAAGCGCGAGGCGTTCCTCGACGCGCTGAAGTCGGAGGTCGAGTCGGTCGAGCGCGCGCGGTCCAGACTCGATCCGGTCCGGGAGGAGATCGCGGCCATCGACGAGGAGCTCGGCGGCGACGGGGAGCGGGAGGCCGGCCGCGACGACGGGGACGGAGCGACCGCCGACTTCGGCGCGCTCGACGCCTGTCGGACCCGGACCGAGACGCTCCGCGAAGACTGCGACCGGATCGCGGCCCGCCGGCAGCGCGTGCTCGCGGACCACGAGCGTCGCCTCGCGCTGAGCGAGGACCTCGACCTCCCGGCGTACTGCTATCAGGACCTCGACGTGACGTACCCGGTCCTCGCGGCCGTCGGCGCGGTCGGCGACCGACTGGATACGCTTCGCCGTCGGATCGAGCGTGAGATGGGACGGGCGCGCTGA
- a CDS encoding transcriptional regulator: MTTLHITVGDREQLRQDTLQFVQDIEDDNLDDQDGKATLQFGTYDDFVDSLTPLRLELIRAIAEEAPESMREAARLVERDVSDVHSDLKQLEVLGILTLEEGGPSGAIQPVVPFDRIEVHIDYPLIDNGDADSAPASA; the protein is encoded by the coding sequence ATGACCACACTCCACATCACCGTCGGCGACCGAGAACAGCTCCGTCAGGATACACTCCAGTTCGTCCAGGACATCGAGGACGACAACCTCGACGACCAAGACGGAAAGGCGACGCTCCAGTTCGGAACCTACGACGACTTCGTCGACAGCCTCACCCCGCTCCGCCTCGAACTCATCCGAGCGATCGCCGAGGAAGCTCCCGAAAGCATGCGCGAAGCGGCGCGGCTCGTCGAGCGAGACGTATCCGACGTCCACTCTGACCTGAAGCAACTGGAGGTGCTGGGTATCCTTACGCTCGAAGAGGGCGGCCCGAGCGGCGCGATACAACCGGTCGTCCCATTCGACCGCATCGAAGTCCACATCGACTACCCGCTCATCGATAACGGCGATGCCGACAGCGCTCCGGCGAGTGCGTAG
- a CDS encoding toxin-antitoxin system TumE family protein: MPSEPFFQYTHVEAGLVENVVLRPTDDTETYPSGWKYTLHLGTLDDLTLVRYDNSHEDTKGHEHHTAAGDLDGVEFPGMEELLVEFWASADEYWDAVGGDPPRPH, translated from the coding sequence ATGCCCTCAGAGCCGTTCTTCCAGTACACGCACGTCGAAGCCGGCCTCGTCGAGAACGTCGTGCTTCGACCGACTGACGACACCGAGACGTACCCCTCGGGCTGGAAGTACACGCTCCATCTGGGCACCCTCGACGATCTCACGCTCGTTCGGTACGACAACTCCCACGAGGACACGAAGGGGCACGAGCATCACACCGCAGCTGGTGATCTCGACGGCGTCGAGTTCCCTGGGATGGAGGAGCTGCTCGTCGAGTTCTGGGCGAGTGCGGACGAGTACTGGGACGCTGTCGGCGGCGACCCGCCCCGGCCACACTGA
- a CDS encoding VOC family protein — MTDASDATGTEQHDGPTPTPGIHHVTCVAGDPQRNLDFWVETLGLRLVKRSINQDDPGTYHFFYGDADGTPGTSMTFFPWTNLPDGEVGAGQVSRTAFRVPEGSLDYWVDRFDERGVDYDAREERFGETVLPFRDPDGLPLELVEVEVPDDDPTTAWTAYVPESAAIRGFHSVTLWLDDAERTERLLRTMGLTEGESAADAATGNDRTRFVADGSVGKYVDVVETDRQGRSGRGTVHHVAFQTPTDADQSGMREAVASMGLRPTQQIDRHWFRSVYFREFAGVLFELATSDPGYASDEPADALGERLVLPGQFGDRRDEIEAGLPDVTVPRPEASEGSGSSEESGASDASAEGDD, encoded by the coding sequence ATGACCGACGCATCCGACGCGACCGGAACCGAGCAGCACGACGGACCAACCCCCACCCCGGGAATCCACCACGTGACCTGCGTGGCCGGCGACCCGCAGCGGAACCTCGACTTCTGGGTGGAGACGCTCGGGCTCCGACTGGTGAAGCGGTCGATCAACCAGGACGACCCCGGGACGTACCACTTCTTCTACGGCGACGCCGACGGGACGCCGGGCACCAGCATGACGTTCTTCCCGTGGACGAACCTGCCGGACGGCGAGGTGGGCGCGGGACAGGTCTCCCGGACCGCCTTCCGCGTCCCCGAGGGGAGCCTCGACTACTGGGTGGACCGGTTCGACGAGCGCGGCGTCGACTACGACGCCCGCGAGGAGCGCTTCGGCGAGACGGTCCTCCCCTTCCGCGACCCCGACGGGCTCCCCCTCGAACTGGTCGAAGTCGAGGTCCCGGACGACGATCCGACGACCGCGTGGACCGCGTACGTCCCCGAGTCGGCCGCGATCCGCGGGTTCCACTCCGTGACGCTGTGGCTCGACGACGCCGAGCGAACCGAGCGCCTGCTCCGGACGATGGGGCTGACGGAGGGCGAGTCGGCGGCCGACGCCGCAACCGGAAACGACCGGACCCGCTTCGTCGCGGACGGGTCCGTGGGTAAGTACGTCGACGTCGTCGAGACGGACCGGCAGGGGCGTTCCGGCCGGGGAACGGTCCACCACGTCGCGTTCCAGACGCCGACCGACGCCGACCAGTCCGGGATGCGCGAGGCGGTCGCGTCCATGGGGCTGCGCCCGACCCAACAGATCGACCGCCACTGGTTCCGGTCGGTGTACTTCCGGGAGTTCGCGGGCGTGCTCTTTGAACTGGCCACGAGCGACCCCGGCTACGCGAGCGACGAGCCGGCGGACGCGCTCGGCGAGCGGCTGGTGTTGCCGGGGCAGTTCGGCGACCGCCGCGACGAGATCGAGGCCGGCCTCCCCGACGTGACGGTGCCGCGTCCGGAGGCGTCCGAGGGGTCGGGGTCGTCCGAGGAGTCCGGGGCGTCCGACGCGTCCGCCGAGGGCGACGACTGA
- a CDS encoding TatD family hydrolase, producing MTEDLGTPVLDNHLHLDPRHGRGVEAVEEFARLGGTHLLVVNKPSWLLGVEPDDPADFRAVFEETLETVAAATDVLPGRAWPVLGVHPGLISRLVDERGFSPAEARDLMRGGLAVASEYVADGDALALKSGRPHYDVSDAVWEASNAVTRRAFELGAEVDCAVQLHTEATEDLTDLAGVAEAVGLDPSKVVKHYAAGELAGVTPSVMSDKERLERAAEADEPFLMETDFIDDPDRPGMVLGPKTVPRRVRWLLEEGYDEAVRRAHVETPAAVYGIDTEATLEREA from the coding sequence ATGACAGAGGACCTCGGCACGCCCGTACTGGATAACCACCTCCACCTCGACCCCCGCCACGGCCGCGGGGTCGAGGCCGTCGAGGAGTTCGCCCGGCTCGGCGGCACCCACCTGCTCGTGGTGAACAAGCCCTCGTGGCTGCTCGGCGTCGAGCCGGACGACCCGGCGGACTTCCGCGCCGTCTTCGAGGAGACGCTTGAAACGGTCGCGGCCGCGACGGACGTCCTTCCGGGGCGCGCGTGGCCCGTCCTCGGCGTCCACCCCGGACTGATCAGCCGGCTCGTCGACGAGCGGGGCTTCTCGCCGGCCGAGGCCCGCGACCTCATGCGCGGCGGGCTGGCGGTCGCGAGCGAGTACGTCGCCGACGGCGACGCGCTCGCGCTGAAGTCCGGCCGCCCCCACTACGACGTGTCCGACGCGGTGTGGGAGGCGTCGAACGCGGTGACCCGGCGCGCGTTCGAACTGGGGGCCGAGGTCGACTGCGCGGTCCAGCTCCACACCGAGGCCACGGAGGACCTGACCGACCTCGCCGGGGTCGCCGAGGCGGTCGGGCTCGACCCCTCGAAGGTCGTCAAACACTACGCGGCCGGGGAGTTGGCGGGGGTCACGCCGAGCGTGATGAGCGACAAAGAGCGGTTAGAACGCGCCGCCGAGGCGGACGAGCCGTTCCTGATGGAGACCGACTTCATCGACGACCCCGACCGGCCCGGAATGGTGCTCGGACCGAAGACCGTCCCGCGCCGGGTGCGGTGGCTGCTGGAGGAGGGGTACGACGAGGCGGTCCGGCGCGCGCACGTCGAGACCCCCGCCGCGGTGTACGGGATCGACACCGAGGCGACCCTCGAAAGAGAGGCCTGA
- a CDS encoding DUF2150 family protein, with amino-acid sequence MTDDDAVETFYTDERWQNWLDRLAEEELDPENEDSARLLLNLQDDAAIAVAKVLAAFDDDRIDEERAVEEVRDIRDIVLADVEFDDEDKVMLIDGVQTSLVPVFYAAEEYLVGGVVEGDVSEFVRAAAEAEEGDDLDAALGYVVQAGTRVIDGEALDIELVEDLEYGLVSEWVNGLDSLQSAIEDPEVVEEED; translated from the coding sequence ATGACCGACGACGACGCCGTTGAAACGTTCTATACCGACGAACGCTGGCAGAACTGGCTCGACAGGCTGGCGGAGGAGGAGCTGGATCCCGAAAACGAGGACTCCGCGCGGCTCCTCTTGAACCTCCAGGACGACGCGGCGATCGCGGTGGCGAAGGTGCTCGCCGCCTTCGACGACGACCGGATCGACGAGGAGCGCGCGGTCGAGGAGGTCCGCGACATCCGCGACATCGTCCTCGCCGACGTCGAGTTCGACGACGAGGACAAGGTGATGCTGATCGACGGCGTCCAGACCTCGCTCGTCCCCGTCTTCTACGCGGCCGAGGAGTACCTCGTCGGCGGCGTCGTCGAGGGCGACGTGAGCGAGTTCGTGCGCGCGGCCGCCGAGGCCGAGGAGGGCGACGACTTGGACGCCGCCTTGGGCTACGTCGTCCAGGCCGGGACGCGCGTCATCGACGGTGAGGCGCTCGACATCGAGCTCGTCGAGGACCTCGAATACGGGCTGGTCTCCGAGTGGGTCAACGGGCTCGACTCGCTCCAGTCGGCGATCGAGGACCCCGAAGTCGTCGAGGAAGAGGACTGA